A genomic stretch from Cellulomonas sp. KRMCY2 includes:
- a CDS encoding Gfo/Idh/MocA family protein → MPVTSTPVSSTPVTQRRRYAVAGTGHRAWMYIDAILGEHADVAELVAWCEPNPTRIDYYDALVAGRGGAAALPRYTPDALEQMIDEQRVDVVVVTAPDHTHADLVSRTLAAGADTVVEKPLTIDAAGCRTITGAVAATARDVVMTFNYRYAPRNSSLKEVIASGVIGTVSSVHFEWALDTVHGADYFRRWHREKDRSGGLLVHKSSHHFDLVNWWLADTPERVYASGALRFYGADAAASRGMGPRPERGTGHAEDPWCLDLNQDPRLKALYLDAEHHDGYRRDQDVFGPGITIEDTMSVLVDYRGGATLTYSLNAHSPWEGYTVTVNGTAGRAELSVVERGSVELDEDGRAVLDPSATPGAFAGDVLRPIGDHLLVQKHWERATEHAIPAGIGGHGGGDAILLADVFRGPGADALGRPAGYLDGVRAVAVGIAANESMRTRQAVAIADLDLGTVL, encoded by the coding sequence ATGCCCGTGACCAGTACGCCCGTGAGCAGCACGCCTGTGACACAGCGACGACGCTACGCAGTGGCCGGCACCGGCCACCGTGCCTGGATGTACATCGACGCGATCCTCGGCGAGCACGCCGACGTCGCCGAGCTCGTGGCCTGGTGCGAGCCCAACCCGACCCGCATCGACTACTACGACGCCCTGGTCGCCGGACGCGGCGGTGCGGCAGCGCTGCCGCGCTACACCCCGGACGCCCTCGAGCAGATGATCGACGAGCAGCGCGTCGACGTCGTGGTCGTGACCGCACCGGACCACACGCACGCCGACCTGGTCTCGCGCACCCTCGCCGCCGGCGCCGACACCGTGGTGGAGAAGCCCCTGACGATCGACGCCGCGGGCTGCCGGACCATCACCGGCGCCGTCGCGGCCACCGCGCGGGACGTCGTGATGACCTTCAACTACCGCTATGCCCCGCGCAACAGCTCGCTCAAGGAGGTCATCGCCTCGGGTGTGATCGGCACGGTGAGCTCCGTGCACTTCGAGTGGGCGTTGGACACGGTGCACGGTGCGGACTACTTCCGGCGCTGGCACCGCGAGAAGGACCGTTCCGGTGGCCTGCTGGTCCACAAGTCGAGCCATCACTTCGACCTGGTCAACTGGTGGCTCGCCGACACCCCCGAGCGGGTCTACGCGAGCGGAGCCCTGCGGTTCTACGGAGCCGACGCGGCGGCGTCGCGAGGCATGGGCCCGCGCCCGGAGCGCGGGACCGGCCATGCCGAGGACCCGTGGTGCCTCGACCTGAACCAGGACCCGCGGCTCAAGGCCCTGTACCTGGACGCCGAGCACCACGACGGCTACCGGCGTGACCAGGACGTCTTCGGTCCCGGCATCACCATCGAGGACACGATGTCCGTCCTGGTCGACTACCGCGGTGGTGCGACCCTGACCTACTCGCTCAACGCGCACTCCCCGTGGGAGGGCTACACGGTCACCGTCAACGGGACGGCGGGCCGGGCCGAGCTCTCGGTCGTCGAGCGGGGATCGGTCGAGCTCGACGAGGACGGCCGCGCCGTGCTCGACCCGAGCGCGACCCCGGGTGCGTTCGCCGGCGACGTGCTGCGTCCGATCGGCGACCACCTCCTGGTGCAGAAGCACTGGGAGCGCGCCACCGAGCACGCCATCCCGGCGGGGATCGGCGGGCACGGTGGTGGCGACGCGATCCTGCTCGCCGACGTGTTCCGTGGACCGGGCGCCGACGCGCTCGGGCGCCCGGCCGGGTACCTCGACGGAGTCCGCGCCGTCGCCGTCGGCATCGCGGCGAACGAGTCCATGCGCACCCGCCAGGCCGTGGCGATCGCCGACCTCGACCTCGGTACCGTCCTGTGA
- a CDS encoding PmoA family protein gives MTRRLTVRHDLDRSVQVACDGQPLLTYVYRPDDVQLESPRPYFHPLHTLGGDLMSLFRPHDHVWHKGIAWSLPDVGPHNFWGGPNYVHGQGYVQLENDGSMDHDRFTAMAVDDDGVRVAHDLVWHAQPTPGQAVGDEVVRESRSFGVTVPAAAEGVWVLTFASAITNISGAHLDIGSPTTKGRENAGYGGLFWRGPRSFTGGTILAPGHAGGEEIRGTRAGWMGFTGQHDGTARHSTLVMVDDAANPQHPPQWFMRNEWFAGVNPAPFFSAEVPFGPGAALTFRYAVVIADGGADPDRGAELAALGRVALAGLMGEEH, from the coding sequence GTGACGCGCCGACTGACCGTCCGGCACGACCTGGACCGCTCGGTCCAGGTCGCCTGCGACGGGCAGCCGCTGCTCACCTACGTCTACCGACCGGACGACGTGCAGCTGGAGTCCCCGCGGCCCTACTTCCACCCGCTGCACACGCTCGGCGGCGACCTGATGAGCCTGTTCCGTCCGCACGACCACGTCTGGCACAAGGGCATCGCCTGGTCGCTGCCCGACGTCGGGCCGCACAACTTCTGGGGTGGGCCCAACTACGTCCACGGGCAGGGCTATGTCCAGCTCGAGAACGACGGGTCGATGGATCACGACCGCTTCACGGCCATGGCGGTCGACGACGACGGCGTCCGGGTCGCGCACGACCTCGTGTGGCACGCCCAGCCCACCCCGGGCCAGGCGGTCGGTGACGAGGTCGTCCGCGAGTCCCGATCCTTCGGCGTGACGGTGCCCGCGGCCGCCGAGGGCGTGTGGGTGCTGACCTTCGCGTCGGCGATCACCAACATCAGCGGTGCGCACCTCGACATCGGCTCGCCGACGACCAAGGGGCGCGAGAACGCCGGCTACGGCGGACTGTTCTGGCGCGGGCCGCGGTCCTTCACCGGTGGCACGATCCTCGCCCCGGGGCACGCGGGGGGCGAGGAGATCCGCGGGACGCGCGCCGGGTGGATGGGCTTCACCGGTCAGCACGACGGGACCGCGAGGCACTCGACGCTCGTCATGGTCGACGACGCGGCCAACCCGCAGCACCCGCCGCAGTGGTTCATGCGCAACGAGTGGTTCGCGGGGGTCAACCCCGCACCGTTCTTCAGCGCGGAGGTGCCGTTCGGGCCCGGCGCGGCGCTGACGTTCCGGTACGCCGTGGTCATCGCCGACGGCGGAGCCGACCCGGACCGTGGTGCGGAGCTCGCCGCGCTCGGCCGGGTGGCCCTGGCCGGGCTGATGGGTGAGGAGCACTGA